A genomic window from Gossypium hirsutum isolate 1008001.06 chromosome D12, Gossypium_hirsutum_v2.1, whole genome shotgun sequence includes:
- the LOC107945943 gene encoding AT-rich interactive domain-containing protein 1 — MAGIVLKSEPDKIRFWFNKFLGLFLKEVCAQGCYRPLPPLLADGQPVDLFKLFLVVSENGGYNAVSNSGLWDLVAKESGFDLNVASSLKLVYVKYLVSLERWLEQFFQSEDSKIESNCSGHLMELGAELKGFLLESKKKVMEYSQVEESIVAGSDGGDKCVKGEESMRIDLTKRVLRYEEVENLQNDDDLKSTLVENLQNDDDLKSTVVDSECEKRFILIDVDDMPSDMAKSATNSMCNEDEDCVECKQYTDIVDDDDVMILDSNSIKENFSSHKRKRDSTWEMLNWVNEVAKDPCALVVGSLPESSKWTAYGSEELWKQVLLFREAAFGRKDDSSSAGQSNLQKNQKMHPFMYDDDNGKFGYNLRERLSCTRKVFFGKMTSKGQDRSQPSSSGNHSDLDGSTIGISKHLHGICDSATPGSVFDYDVDIQVPIGPLFQVEVPEWTGVVSESDSKWLGTRVWPLEKKENRTFIELDRIGKGRPDSCGCHIQNSIQCVRFHVSQKRMKIKLELGSAFNKWNFDQMGEYVAIAWGEEEKSMFSSIIKSNSPSLDKSFWDEIYKYFRNKSREELVCYYYNAFLLQRRANQNRTTPSNINSDDEEPEEESESVSKGSKREAIKPYTSILISPKKSHKRTRYSS, encoded by the exons ATGGCAGG GATTGTTTTGAAATCTGAACCTGATAAGATTAGGTTCTGGTTTAACAAGTTTCTTGGGTTGTTTTTAAAAGAGGTTTGTGCCCAAGGTTGCTATCGGCCTCTTCCTCCATTGCTTGCAGATGGGCAACCTGTGGATTTGTTTAAGCTTTTCTTGGTTGTAAGTGAGAATGGTGGGTACAATGCTGTTTCAAACAGTGGGTTATGGGATTTGGTTGCTAAAGAATCTGGGTTTGATTTAAATGTGGCTTCATCGCTTAAGTTAGTTTATGTTAAGTACTTAGTTTCATTAGAGAGATGGTTGGAACAATTTTTTCAAAGTGAAGACTCGAAGATTGAATCGAATTGTAGTGGTCATTTGATGGAGTTGGGAGCTGAGCTTAAAGGGTTTTTGTTGGAATCGAAGAAGAAAGTTATGGAATATTCACAAGTTGAGGAGAGTATAGTGGCAGGGTCAGATGGAGGAGATAAATGTGTAAAAGGGGAGGAATCTATGCGTATCGATTTGACAAAGAGGGTTTTACGTTATGAGGAAGTTGAAAATTTGCAGAATGATGATGATCTCAAGAGTACGTTGGTTGAAAATTTGCAGAATGATGATGATCTAAAGAGTACAGTGGTTGATTCGGAGTGTGAAAAGAGGTTCATTTTAATCGATGTAGATGATATGCCTTCCGATATGGCGAAAAGTGCAACCAACTCAATGTGTAACGAGGATGAGGATTGTGTTGAATGTAAGCAATACACGGATATTGTTGATGACGATGATGTTATGATATTAGATTCAAACAGCATTAAGGAAAACTTTTCATCTCATAAGAGAAAACGGGATTCTACATGGGAAATGCTTAATTGGGTTAACGAGGTTGCAAAGGATCCTTGTGCTTTGGTGGTTGGTTCATTACCAGAGAGTTCAAAATGGACGGCTTATGGGAGTGAAGAACTTTGGAAGCAGGTTTTATTGTTTCGGGAAGCTGCCTTTGGCAGAAAGGATGATAGTTCAAGTGCTGGCCAGTCCAATTTGCAG AAAAACCAGAAGATGCATCCCTTCATGTATGATGACGATAATGGGAAATTCGGGTATAACCTTAGAGAGAGGCTGAGTTGCACAAGGAAAGTCTTTTTTGGGAAAATGACTTCAAAAGGACAGGATCGATCACAACCCTCCTCCTCAGGGAATCATAGTGATTTGGACGGTTCTACGATTGGGATCAGCAAACATTTGCATGGAATTTGTGACTCTGCGACCCCAGGGTCAGTGTTTGATTACGACGTTGACATTCAAGTTCCTATCGGCCCATTATTTCAAGTTGAGGTACCAGAGTGGACAGGGGTAGTTTCAGAAAGTGATTCAAAATGGTTAGGGACTCGTGTTTGGCCAttggagaagaaagaaaacagGACCTTTATTGAACTTGATCGTATTGGGAAAGGAAGACCGGATTCATGTGGTTGCCATATTCAAAATTCTATACAATGTGTAAGGTTTCATGTTAGCcagaaaagaatgaaaatcaaGCTTGAGCTAGGTTCAGCTTTCAACAAATGGAATTTTGATCAGATGGGTGAATATGTTGCTATTGCTTGGGGTGAAGAAGAAAAGAGCATGTTTTCGTCTATCATAAAGTCAAATTCACCGTCGTTAGACAAATCTTTCTGGGACGAGATCTACAAGTATTTCCGTAACAAAAGTAGGGAAGAACTTGTTTGTTACTATTACAATGCCTTCCTTTTGCAGCGTAGAGCAAACCAAAACCGGACTACTCCGAGCAACATTAATAGCGACGATGAGGAACCCGAAGAAGAATCGGAATCAGTCAGTAAAGGCAGTAAGCGTGAAGCAATTAAGCCATACACCTCCATCTTAATTTCTCCAAAGAAGTCACATAAGAGGACTAGATACTCTTCTTAA